Genomic window (Lycium barbarum isolate Lr01 chromosome 2, ASM1917538v2, whole genome shotgun sequence):
GACTCAAAGTCATTCTTACTTTTTCATATGGAGTACTAAATATAGTTCTCCATATTTATAATATTAGTGCACTTTTGGTCTTCCCTCAATCTTCTGTCTCTTTATTGACATCCAGAGGTTCATCACCTCATCTTTCACATGCAACAGTACAAAAACTTCTTTCCTTGCAACATCACTTGTCTACAATAAATTGATTTAGTCCGAAAAGCAAATTAAAGGTAGATTCTTGGTAGCTACAATGATGTTTGGACTGAATAAAACAAGGAGCGCTCTTTTTCTCACCTTTTCTCACATGGAGTTATTGCttctacttaaaaaaaaaaaaaaaaaaaaaaggaaaaaaaaaagacgatTGAACATTCCATACACTAAACTGTGAACAAAATCAACGTTAAAAAATAGGCGGAGCTTTGGGGAGGATCAAAAGTTTATTAATGTTGCAAATATGGGGTCTCATTATTTCTACTAGCTAGACTTATTGAAACATACTGCAGTATAATATGATATatactatgagcctgtttggatgagcttaaaaaaagcagcttataagctgctttagataagcagCTTATAATTAgttggacttattttaagcacaaaatgactttaaactgaccagccaaacactcaaaaaatttgaaaatagcttataagcaacttataagccaatgcaaacgggctctatattttatttcattcagCCAATAATTTCATGTTTCATGCAAATCCGAAGTTTGATTGCCATCGAATCCATTCCAATAGGTTGCACAATGTCACAACATTCTCTTCTGTTACCATCCTGTACAGAAGACAAAAAGATTATATATACAAAACAATTTGCAGGTTCAAAGAATGCTTCTGATACGTGacagctattttttttttccgattCCGTATGCAGTACTAAGATATCACGTAGTATAAAATGAAACCGAGAGAGTATAATTACTTCTTCCGTTACAATTTAAATGATATAATTTGAATCGTCATGGAATTTAAAATAAAAACGGAGAATTTTCAAACTTTTTGATTTTAAATACAATGCCATAACATTTATCTAGTTATAACATTCGTatatctacaaaaaaaaaaaaaaaaaaaaaaaacttcatatTAAGAATAAAATCGTAAGGGTAAATTTAAttatttccaaatatagaaatatatcattttttttaatgAACTAATAAGGAACATTGTGAGTAATATGCAAAGTATACTTACTCCACATGAAGCTTATGCATAGGAGAAAAGACACAAATTTTTGAGACACTACCATCGGAATGTGTAAGACTGGAGTTTCAAAAGTTATATGATCTCACAAATATATTATGACATCTTTAAGGCACAGAAGTTTCAaaagtctaatttttttttaaaatctttaCCGTTTCAAATTATCCACATAAATCAGAATGGAGTAAATAATTAATTTGCAGCGTATACTTACCCCTACATGAAGCTTATGCATAGGAGAAAACACACGAATTTTCAAGACCCCATCAATAGAATGACCATCATTGCCACTCGAGCCACAACCCCTTGGACTTTTCTTGACATATGTAGTAACAATATGATTCAACCTAGTCCCTTCCACATTATCAAAGAACAAAACATTTGGAACTTCATGACCACAagaatttccatttttattactctttaatcCTCTTACATTAAACATGTAAGGTGGCCACGCCCCTTTCCTCCATTCACCAAATGTCTCAATTGGCCTTTCAAGATAACTTTGTGATTGAATTTTGTCATAAATTTGCACTGAATAGCCCCATGACACTGAAAATGTCCAATTGTGTCTATTGTTGTAACATGTACTTTGTTGCAATAGTCGAGATTGATCaacacactactaaaaaaaatgcTAAAAAACGATAAAAAAATCGATATTcgcgacctcacgaggtcggttttGGAAAAAATGCGACCTCAAAACCGACCTCAACAGTAGGTCGAGTATGGGCTGGTCGCAAATTATTGCCGACCTCATGAGGtggcaaaaaaccgacctcatgcgGTAGGTATGATTTtacacagccccccccccccccccccccctaaaaaaaaaagaaagaaaattaatataccgacctcatgaggtcagtatATTAACGAACTCGTGaggtcggtaaattatattattttttcatttattttttgaaGTTACTGACCTCAAGTGGTCAGTATATTGAAATTTATTTTTTGTgctaccgacctcatgaggtcggttttgtcCAAAATAATTTTTGTTATTTAACTTTATCGACCACACGTAGTCGGAAAATTACGTTAATATATAATTTTTCTCAAGTAAACCGACCACATGAAGTCGGTAATTATAAATTTATGAATAATGATAATTAagaaccgacctcatgaggtcggtttctgCAAAATGTAATTTATTtaccgacctcatgtggtcggttTCTTTAAAATCTGGAAAACAGTATGAACACAGTCGACTTCATGAGGTCGGTTTcttaaaaatctgaaaaatgaaATTAAGATGACCGACCTCGTAAGGTCGGTTTTCTGCAGAAAAAAGGGCACCATTTTGATGCTTTTGCAGCTACCCACCtaccaaaaataaaaaagcaaTTCTATATTTAGCTAAAACCAACTCAAAAAGCTGCCAACAATCCACAAACACATACTATAAAAACATGCTACATCCCGCACTACATCAAATTCAActcgaaactacttcaaagttgaatcaaAACGTAATTCAAACATTCACAAAagacattaaactacttcaaccttttcaaacatccacaaaacattaaactagtctACATTAAGTTAGTCTACAAATTAAAGTACTTCAACATTCAAAAACATCCACCAACCACTTGCATTTTTACAAATCCACCAAAAATTTCATAAGTTAGTAAAATACTTTAAAATCCAACCATGTCATTGTGTGTTTGACATGTGCTCCCCATCATCATCACCACTAGTGGGTTCATCTACAAGATGGTGTTCTTGTGGCGTAAGCTGTGCCAAACCTAGTGGCGCCACCAACAGTCACAATCCACAATTCATCCTTTTGCTGTAAGCTTTGTGCCAGCCGCCAGGTAGCAGACTACGGCGTAACTCCTCCGGTGATTGTTGAAATTGATTCTGAATATAAAAGAACAAGGAAAATCAACTGTTAATGTTGCCAAGAAAAATCAACTGAATTTAAAAGAACAAGGAAGCAGAAAGAATGAAAAAAAAGAATGCGACTTTACATTATGTCCTTCATATATATTCATTTTTTGGCATCTTGAATGAACCCCGTTACATTTATCTTATCTACTTCCACTTTTGTGTAATCTCAACCTACAATTTTCATGATAGAATGCGGAGTCTTTAAGAGGACACGTGAATAGTTTTCTCTTTTTTATGGTAAATAAAACTGATCATGTCATTAGGTAAGTTAATTATATGGAGAAATTGATTATGCTTTCACATATATTTCAAACCTTCAACCTTAGCACAAGCTGCAAAACTGAGGAGGTTAGCTACTACCTAGGAGAAGGAACTTGCAAAAATTATGGCTTATATTCTGTCTTCTTTAGGATAGTTGCTGCTGTATCCATAATCCATATCTAGAATGACTAATACTATAATTGATGGCCTTATGGAGCATGACGTTATGGCGCATATCGCAATAATAATGTTCCAACTTCCATGCATCTCATATTTTTAGCAGTTTAAAATCTACAATTACATGCCCCATTTTAAGCATATTTGATATAGAAAAGTGACAATTTGTCCTGTATTTCCTTTATCATTCTACTGGCACAAAATAAATTTTGCAAACATCAGAAGCATCATGGAATAATTAATAAGCACTTCACTCAACAAGCAATTGTTTAATATATGATAAAATGTAGCCAGAACGTAAATTTTAAAAAGCCCTAGAATAAAGAAATCAGTATAATGGAAAATTTCCAACTTGATGATTTTTAAATCTTGATTTTTCATAGACATTCATACCTGACAGTACAAATGCCTCTGTTAGTGGCAAAAATCACAATCGGAGACAGTGAACTCTCCGAGGCACGATTCAAGTATGAAAAGCATTCCATATCAAGCATATGAACCTGCTAGAGATTTTTTCCAATTAATTAACGAGAGGTGGGGTGTGTTATTAAATGGATTATAAAACAGGATATTGTATGAATATAAACGAACCTCATCCATAAATAAGACACCTGGAACAAGCTCTGCAACACCTTTGTCAACATAACGATTTACAAACCGCAGTGAAATAAGCCCATAATAACCATTGTGTTAAAATAGACACTAAATGAAAATATCCAGAATAGCCAATTGGCCAGTAATAAACATGCATGAGTTTGAACTTACTCATCCTGAGGACTAATAGCACCAATGAATCAAAAGTACCTTGTTTATCTCTTGCCGTAACTTGTCAGTAATCTCAGTTTTCCTAGATTTCATCATTTGACCCATAAGGGACAATATATCTTGTCCTCCTTGTGGCCATGCATTCGCAGAATCAAGATCATACAATGTAACATCCTGGTGGAAAACAATACTGCATGCAATTAGGTACAGAAATCTTTGTTTTCATGTTCCTTGTTCCCTCACAAAAAGCCATTAAAGTAGTGATATcatttttccaaaaaataaataaatgcagATACTTGGAATTGCATATTAATTTGATCAAAATCTCATAAACAATCAATCATGGCATGTATGGATCCACAAGTAAGATCTGATGTAGAAAACCAACTGAATACATATTGCAATTAGGAGACAGCTGATTTCCTCCTAAAAGAATCTTATTCCACCGCAGGTACTTGACTGCTTGTGAACCTACCACTACTACTAACTTGTTAATGCCATGGACTACGATACCTCTTCCGATAACATCCATACAATTTAGGAGCCTGAATTCCTGATCATCGCAGTATCTAGCTAAGGAATCAGTTTCCTCACTACTCCAAATGATATACATAATTTTACATACCCTTCAAATGTTCAAGTGAGCTCATGAAGACGAACTATGTTTTTTAAAGCACCCAAAATAAGGGTATTTCATGGCTAAGCCATAGAACAAATTGACTATTTGGAAAAGAAGCACAATTATAAGTTACATGTATACAATCCTGGGGTAATCTTTATTTTGTGCCATAGAAAAACAAGAAATGAGACGAACCTGGACTATTTCCTTTTTTTTGTGAACCTCTCCTTTAGGAAGTGGAACATACTTCTCTGCCTCGAGATCAAATTATGTGGCAAAAGCATCACTCCTGCCCACTCTTTTAACGGCTCCACTGTTTCCTTCAATGTAAACGACATCACCAACAGCTACATGCACATATATCATGGAAGAAAGAGAATAAGCATATATTGGCTCAAGAAGTTCGAAACTGATACAATTAGGATATCATTGCTAGTATTAATCATTGGCTTTCTTTCATAATCACAATTTGCATACATTATTTGGTGGTGTCCTCTTTATGTATGTTTGACAACCATAAATTGCTATCCTTCATTGCACTCACAGCTCTTCATTGTCTTCCTCTattacaatacaacaacaacaacaacaataacatacacagtgtaatcccacaaagtggggagactagagtgtacgcagaccttacctctattaCAATAGTAAGCAAAAAATTATAGAGAAGGGATAAGAGACAAACAGTTGAGTGGTAAAAAGCATAAATGTCATCCACTATTTATAAGGAttataaagtaaatgattttCTTAGCTACTACTCAAAAGCACTTAATGTTTTCTTCTAATAGCTTGCCAAACACCTCGATTTCTTAAAATAAGCACATTTAGCTACCAAGAAACTTGGCGAAACATGCTATAAGTAACCTTGATATCAACAAACGAGGAACATTTACAGACCCAATCAGCCCAAACATTATCAAAGTTCAATCAATCAACTGCGCCACAACCCTAAACTAGTTGGCTCGGCTATTTGAATCATTGAACACGAATTCCACTCTATCCGAACCCATTTCATTCCAATGCTGATAAATAAATCTCAAACATTATAAGCATGATAAATCTTTTGGTATATCCCTTGTATACAGTCGTTCtttggccatgtttatgaatgaaaatacttTTACTTGATTAAGTATAAAGAATGCACCTTTGCTTCCAACATCTTGTGATATGGCAAGAGCTGTCTTCCCCGTACCAGGCGGACCAACTTGCAGTAATGCCCGACCAGCCATCTTATTTTGGCATATCATATCAACCACAAGCAATTTCGGAATACCCAAACAACAAATCGACAGAAGTTTTAGCAGAAAAGAAGGGAAAAAAGTAGAGAGGATTTTGGGAGACAAGTGTTTTGAGGTCGAGTGGGACTGGCATCGTATATCTGTTTTTCGAGGTCGGTATTTctaaaattaattatttatttatttaaatatatgCAAAATTAActtatgtttttattttttcttaaataaataCCGACCTCTAAAATTTAGTTTTTCAGAATTTTATTATGAAATACCCACCTCGTGAGGTcggtttttctaaaaaaaaattaagaaaataaaaaggaagcttataccaacctcatgaggtcgctTTTTTTCCGACCTCATTGAGGTCGATTTTTGTAGGTCGCTTTTCagcatttttttagtagtgacacTTGCTGCTTTCATTATATGGTTAACGACGTCGTAACGGTTCATTGAAGGGAAAATTGGAGCTACTAGGTCAAGGTGATGGAGTGATAGGAATGGTGATTGAGGATGAGCCGATAAAAAGCTGGATATGTCGCCTCGCAAGTcaatctgaaataacatgacaaaGTCATTTTTTGGCGTtcagttattaaaaaaaaatgttttttcgaGTCAAACTTAGAGGGAGAATAAGCTCACTCTCACTTTTGGCTGGATAAAATAGTTTGTCATACAACTATCttaacttttaaaatttatgatttaAAATAAATCATAGATATTTGTGAAACTGTAAATTAAATCAtcttattaagggtaaaatgagacgtttagagttaaattgtttctaaatatagaaacacactatcattctttttggcataGATCAAAAAGGAACatgcatatataatatacatTGGAATAGAGGGAATACTACATATTTTTCTGGAAAATAATTTTCACTCACcaaccgagacatttgaaaagtatttttagtGAAAAGTATTTCTTTCCGCGAAAATGCCTCCAAACACACTAATATGAAAATATCATTGCTCTCTAGAAAAATAAAATTGACTTTCATCTTTTTAAACTAACCCAATAAGATTAGTAAAGTAAGGCCCAACTCAACTTACTTCCTAGGCTAGATGCGGATCTATAATGTATATATCTGATTATGCACTTAGTTATTGTTTTGTATCAATTTGAGATCGATGTATGAGTTCATACATTTCAAATCAAGAATCCGTCTCTCCGAGGCACTCTGTCCAGTGGTATATTAACTTAAGTAATGAAAAAACAACTAACATGATAAGGTAAAGTCTAAAGAGTTTGATTACCAACCTGATGAAACCCCTTTTCTAGTGTAATGGTGACTGCTAAATCAGCTATCCATGCTTGTAAAATGTGGTCACTTCCATACAAAGTTGGATGCCTCTTTATACATGTATCCATGTTCTCAGCCACAGCTTGTGCTAAAGGATAACTCAAAGCATAACCAGCACCACCAAGCGCCATTTGAAATATCATCCCAAAATTACTCACAATGCACTCTGAATTCATCCCAACATAATAGTACTTTGTGTGATCATACTTCGAAAGCACGTTGACCAAACTGTCAATCATTAGCACAGTGTCATCGTCAGCCATAACTAGTACTAATAAATAGGAGTACTAATTAACTAAGGAAAACGTAGCTTTTCAAAGtttctaattaattttttaattctATTGTTAAATGGTATGTATATAGATGATGTGTATTGATTTGTTATCTTGTACACTGATGATTTGACAcgtataaatttttatttttaagcaAAAATAATTGATTTGACACATAAAATATCAGTAAcctgattacaacaacaacaatatacccagtgaaatcccacaatgtgaggtctagggagggtaaagtgtacgcagaccatacccctatctcggaaaacagggaggctgtttccgaaagaccctcggctcatcAGTAACCAGTGATTACGACACTAATAACAAGCATTAAAATTGAGAAGGGAAAAAATGGTAATTTTGTGGCGCACCGAAAGCTGCATCATACTTGTTATTTGCGAGTAAGAAAGCCTTTTCACTTATTATATTTCACTGAATGTGAGGTttcctttaattaattaaaagaaCACTAAGTCATTAATTATGGAAGCTACATATTGATTTGGAGCCTAGTGCCAAATGTACGTGATTTGAAGGAGTTTTAAGTTTTATGCATTGATGGTTTTATTATTTTAGCAAACCATCTAGATTCAGTTACTGGTATGATCGCACTAGTTTGAGATTGTCAAGCTAAATttaagataaaaaatatttaaaatttgagATTGGACTTGAGATAAAAATATCTGAAGTTTACTTGGACAAGTTAGATTTGCTAAAGTCTAACTTCATATGTGAAGTCCGTTCTGCTGAACTTATTAATTTTTACTTTTTACGCATGATGGCTGTAACTTAAATAGTGGTCTCAGACTTTGGCTATTTGTGCACTTGCCTAACATTTCATAACAAGAGAGAAGGTTGATTTTAAAAACCAGATAAAACCAAAGTCATCAATCCCTTTGTATCCAATTTTCTTCAGCTTATTCTTGAAGGAATTGAAGTGTTAATAGTAGACTTGGTACATTCATAAAGTAATAATTGTGTGGTTATAAAAGCTTCTCATTAGGATGAatatttaaattaaaatatttctGACTTTAGAATTCTGTGATATTTTTTTTGAATGGAATTAAAGGAAAGTTTATCACATGAACTAAAACAAAAAGAGTATAACAAGAGAGAAGTTGATTTAAAAAACCAAATAAAACCAAACTCATCCAATCCGTTTGTTAATACTTGGTACATTTATAAACATAGCAAGGTTCACTTTCTACGGGACATCACATCAATTTTATAATAGATACTATTTAAGCCAGATTAATATATTAcgaaacaacaataataactacGCCTCAATTCCAAACAAATTGAGGTCGCCTATGAAAATCCTTGTTGATCATATTTTCCCGTTTAAGCTCATAAGAATACGGTAGggaacaataataacaacaacaacgcCTCAATACCAAACAAATTGAGGTTGCCTATATGGATTTTAACTTACCATACTTTTCCGTTTAAGCTAAGAATAATACGTTAGGAAGTACTTGATGCATAATCAACTTATCGGCCACTAAGACGATTCCTGCTTTCTTGGTATAATCATAGGTGTCCAACGAGAAATATGCATCCACAAAGTTCCTGGGACTGATCAATCTATCTAATTCTGCAAAGTCAAAGTTATTGTACTCAACTCTTTGGTTGGTGAAAGATCCATTTTGATGTCTTTCAATCTGTGTTCCCCCTCTACCCTTCAAGCTGCACATTAAGCAAATAGAAAGTGAAATATGATCAAATAAAACATATAAAAGCCCATAATGTTCCATCGGGCTCGTATCGGATCCCCAAAAAATAGTatatttttggaggatctgacaaTATAGGTGCCAAAGCATCAGGGGCGACTCAACAAAAATAGTAGACTGAAGCCAAATCTTGATGAAATGCCTTAATTGGTGGCTCAACATATTTGTTATGTCTTTGTACTCTCACTTTCCCTTTTTTTTAGAAATAAGAAAATTTCAAGGTTATAAAAAAGAGGACAAATGTCAATTGGGCCAAGTCTCTGCATAagtaaagaaggaaaaaaaaatgacaacagaTTCTTGATTTACCTTCTTTATTTTTGATTAGGATGGACACATTATGAACCTGAAGAACAGATTGAAGCTAAGTCTCTACACAAGTGAGGAAGGACAATCTTCAACAATTCAACCCCTCGTTTTGAATATTTGCAACTTGTACAAGTTGATATTACCATTTGGGACTTACTGAGATGGTTTGAATTGAGACCCCGGGGGCGAGGGACTAGAGTGAGTTTAGTCACATTATGGAACCTTAGACacttttaaattttttgttgtcatCTGGTGTCTTGCGATCGCAAAAGGTGAAGAGCTGGCCTGAACTGTAAAAGGGAGATGGGCTTCGCGAACACGAGTGGACTCAACTCTATTGACCTCCTTGATCCCGACTCTTAGATGCTCATCCAAATGCGGGTTCATACCTATTTTGAATTCCGCACTCTACTTGGTTACTGATTTTTGGATTATTTACGTCCTTATGTTGGACTTATATTCAGTTTAGGGTGCATTTACTATGTTTAATGAATGGTTCGCTTGATATGGGGGGTTGTTGGGTGCCGATCGCAAAGCCCGGGCATTCCGGCGCGAGACAATATCGCACATTTTCTCACTTAGCTGATTGATATTATAAATATATCAAAGCAATTCTATACCAAAATCAGCAACATGTAATATATCTCACTaaaacaattgcaaaaaaaaaaaaaaaaaaagaacaaaatgtGACTGATTTCTTAGGATATCCGGATTGAGGTTATCTTTCCTTTTAGAAGCTATTTCACTGGGACTCTTCAAATATACTGTCGGTCTATCAGATGTGTGTTGAATCCGCCAAAAGCTATACATTTATGGACGACTCGACACTGGTGTGACAACATATTTGGAGGGTCCGAGCATATAGATTAGTAACTTACCGCAATCGAACTTGATTTTTGCGAACAATAGGAAACCATTTCGAGTTACCACCACAATGCTTGTACCTCTGCTCTGCATGAACATCACATTCGTTCAGAATTTCACATAAAAGCGAAGAGGCGTCCACCTCAAAAGTGAGTCGACTACTAGCATCATCGAACTTGCTGATTTCAGACTGCACGTTGAGGCGACTACAATGCAATTTCAAATCAATGTCGTGGTGCATAACTCGTATTTTCGAGTTTCCATCATAAAATGAGGCGGGGATCGCGTACATAGAAGGTATAGAAACTTCGTCGGGTGAAATCCATGAAGTTTGAGGAAGTATTTTGGGAAACATAGACTCCTGCAAATAAGTTGAATTGTGTATCATAGCATTTGTGATGCTGTAAAGattttcattaaggataaaatgagaagtttataGTTAGACTATTTCAAATATAGATCTGTATCATtattttttgggacaaactaatgaGAAAATAGCGTCATATAAACTGAAACAAAATAAGAGCAAAATAATAATTACACTTACCAAGAATAAAACTGCTCCATAGTGCTTGACAACTTTAAGATTCATCCGGACGTCATCTAAACTCCTGAAATTACAGAGATTAAGAAGTCACAAACTTGATCCCTACTatgaaaaaaaatggaattagCTACGAACTTTATTGCTAATCCATCGCTAAATTGCTCGTAGCTAACAAAATTGTTTGATAATCCGTGCTATTTTGTCGCTTAATAGGATTATCTACAAATTTTACTGTTTGGCTACAAAATTTGTCTGTCGCTAATTCCTTATTTTTTAGTACTGCGCGTCCTACACTAAAATATCAAAACTATGGTCTAATAACAAtcaaattatcctcaatataaacGAATTAATATCCATACTTACCTATGCACTTGCTCTTCAAATCCAAAATACGCCGCAAGACTATCCAACTGCTACAAACATTATCACTCAAATCAGTATCAACCTACTTCTTACGTAGTTCCCAaatacataaattttatttaaaaaacttAAGGATTTTATGTTTGATTTCACAATCAAAATTATGAAATTTAGCTCTTGAAATCCAATTGTGCCCGACGAAGGTAATACATGATTTGTACCAAATCTAATGGGCTTGGACGGACCCGTAACAAATGTATTGAGTCCAGCTCCACTTTCCCGGTTTGTTTCAGTTTCACTGACCTCTAGGACTTTTTCACCCTTCTGTTTTTTCCTTCCTCCTTCATATCGAGCGAGCTACCAGCTCCTCCACCACTGTGCAACCAATAAACACCCCTTATACATTATAAACCCCTCTCATGTATAAACAACTCttgtataagtttgtataatattgtatactagttttatacattattatacacttttatagaaggtttatacattgtatacagtaggtgtataaagttgtatattattgtataatgttgtataccgTCAAAAAGTGTCAATACatgtgtaatttaaaaatatggctacacAAGTGCAATTTTGTATGCTGGATTGTACATTACTGAAATTTTTCCAATAAAAAAAATACCTTCATGTTACCAGCTCTCTTTCCAAACCAGTTTGTTAACAGATGTCGTGAATCAATCAAGTGCCTATATTCTGGTGCTGGCTTATTAATTCCATCAAATGCCTCTTTAATTCGAGCACAATCAAATTCCTCAATATTATGTCCAGCCCATATTCGCCCTGTCTCAACATATAGAGATAAAAGCGTCACAAAAATAAAATTAGACTTGTCATAACATTTATGTGTAATTACAACACTTTCGAATGTAACTTAGGGTCGAGAATGATGAAGAGGGTAGTCAAAATTATTCCAAGgtgaaatatttatttttttaacgtGAAATTTATGGTAGTAACGGTCTAACGTGGTG
Coding sequences:
- the LOC132625956 gene encoding uncharacterized protein LOC132625956 is translated as MADDDTVLMIDSLVNVLSKYDHTKYYYVGMNSECIVSNFGMIFQMALGGAGYALSYPLAQAVAENMDTCIKRHPTLYGSDHILQAWIADLAVTITLEKGFHQIDLRGDISSFLSAHPQSPFLSLHHLDLVAPIFPSMNRYDVVNHIMKAASCVDQSRLLQQSTCYNNRHNWTFSVSWGYSVQIYDKIQSQSYLERPIETFGEWRKGAWPPYMFNVRGLKSNKNGNSCGHEVPNVLFFDNVEGTRLNHIVTTYVKKSPRGCGSSGNDGHSIDGVLKIRVFSPMHKLHVGDGNRRECCDIVQPIGMDSMAIKLRICMKHEIIG